The Calditrichota bacterium genome contains the following window.
AACGCAGTAAATAGCGATCGGACCAGCGATCGCCAAAAGCCCAGGAATTAGAAAAATCAATCTGGTGAAAATCAAAAACATCCTGCAGCGCCCGAACCTTGTCTTTCCCGTAGGGATGAATTCCCTCAATCCGCCCCGTCAAAATCCCGTTTTGCTCTTCGAGATGGGCACCAATAACCGTGTCCACCGGTAGGTGGGACTGCAGGTTTTCCAGCAAAAAGTGAAGCGATCCGGAAAGCAGAATATTCTGTTTCCCTTCCGAATGAAACACTTCCATTCGATCCACAAGGTTCTGAAGCAGCCGCGGCCTGATTTCCTCTTCAAAAAAAATGTTTGATGAGGCCTGTAGTTTCTTTAAGGAAAGGCCGCGCAAATAAAATTTGTTGCGCCGAAAAGCCTCCGTTGTATCCTCGCGCAGTCCATAAAATACATGAATCAAAAAGGCCTGAATCTGCCGAAAACCCATTTGTTTTTTCCGAAACAGCCATCTGGAAAAAAGAATTTCAAGCGATGTGTGAGGGATGAGTGTCCCGTCCACATCAAACACAGCCATCTGAAGTTTCGCCATAAAGGTCCGCTTTTGGGATCGTTTCGGATGTAATTTACGAATTTCCAACCGATTTTTTATGATAAAAAAACCCGCTCAAAAAGGAACGCAATCTCCCCATTAGTAATTCTTCCCCGCAAAGAGTTATTCGTCCGCTTCAAAGTCTTTCGGGTAGCGTTTTGACAACAAATATTCCCGGCCATCCCACAAAACCGGAATTCCCCGAATCACGCACATCACCACCACGACGTAGACAATAAATTGGCCAACCGCTCCGAATAAAGCATCCAATCGATGAGGAAGCGAAAACAGTCCCTCTGCCATTCCCTTCCGAAGCGCCAAAAGTGCTCCCAAATAGCAAAAAACAATAACCTTTGAAACACCGTAAATGGCACGGCTCCACCGCGAGCTGGTCAGTGCCTTCGCCCAGGGTGTTTTCATCATCGTTTTTTCACCAAAGGGTGTTTTCCCTTCCGCAAAGGCCACACTTCGTACCGTATCCACCATAAAACTGCGCGCGATTACAATCATAGGCACCCAAAAGGTGATCATCCCGATCGCTGAAAAAT
Protein-coding sequences here:
- a CDS encoding HAD-IB family hydrolase, whose product is MAKLQMAVFDVDGTLIPHTSLEILFSRWLFRKKQMGFRQIQAFLIHVFYGLREDTTEAFRRNKFYLRGLSLKKLQASSNIFFEEEIRPRLLQNLVDRMEVFHSEGKQNILLSGSLHFLLENLQSHLPVDTVIGAHLEEQNGILTGRIEGIHPYGKDKVRALQDVFDFHQIDFSNSWAFGDRWSDRYLLRLFGHCGVVNPGIRLGEWARAHHCEIIQTAR